One Salminus brasiliensis chromosome 5, fSalBra1.hap2, whole genome shotgun sequence DNA segment encodes these proteins:
- the LOC140555697 gene encoding uracil nucleotide/cysteinyl leukotriene receptor, which translates to MNYSEEQRNGLYSAGSHEENACFATFYIIVFIFSVPCNALALWVFCHAKKCTPSKVFLLNLAIADMSYVLVLPMRVVYHASDSHWPLGEASCRLVGFLFFLNLYCSMFFMTCISLDRLLAIVLPLRCQNVRKHTNAKAACVVLWIIGTVSMVPVLFSSQTVTVHMAERNVTLCHQLYLEKSSRKALVSTVVAISIPLATLTVSYVLILQKLREMAFHERSSVQQKALRMIVLTVVIFLIAFVPYHIQRFLYIERHTHSHLSDTEIRSLAFGNRLTSALTCVSGVLDPVMYFFLTRKYQTTLLQLCGRKLDRDKPQSTT; encoded by the coding sequence ATGAATTATTCAGAGGAGCAGAGGAACGGCCTCTACTCAGCCGGGTCCCATGAGGAGAACGCTTGCTTCGCCACCTTCTACATCATAGTCTTCATTTTTTCAGTGCCTTGCAATGCCCTAGCTCTGTGGGTATTCTGTCATGCCAAGAAATGCACCCCGTCTAAGGTGTTCCTGCTTAACCTGGCAATAGCCGACATGTCCTACGTGCTGGTGCTGCCCATGCGTGTGGTCTACCATGCTTCGGACAGTCACTGGCCACTCGGGGAGGCGTCGTGTCGTCTGGTgggctttctcttctttctaaACCTCTACTGTAGCATGTTCTTCATGACTTGCATCAGCCTGGATCGCCTTTTAGCCATCGTCCTACCACTGAGGTGCCAGAACGTGAGGAAACACACCAACGCCAAAGCGGCTTGCGTGGTCCTGTGGATCATAGGCACTGTGTCCATGGTTCCTGTGCTTTTTTCGTCTCAAACTGTGACCGTCCACATGGCCGAAAGGAATGTGACTTTGTGCCATCAGCTCTACCTGGAGAAATCTTCCCGCAAGGCCCTCGTGTCGACAGTGGTGGCCATTTCCATCCCTCTGGCCACCTTGACTGTGTCCTATGTGCTCATTCTGCAAAAGCTCAGAGAGATGGCTTTTCATGAGAGGAGTTCTGTCCAGCAGAAAGCATTAAGGATGATTGTGCTGACTGTGGTCATCTTCCTCATCGCTTTTGTGCCCTACCATATACAACGATTCCTTTACATTGAACGGCACACTCACAGCCACCTATCTGACACAGAAATTAGATCGCTGGCTTTCGGCAACCGCTTAACTTCTGCTCTCACGTGTGTCAGCGGAGTGCTGGATCCGGTCATGTACTTTTTCCTGACAAGAAAGTACCAGACCACTCTGCTTCAACTGTGTGGAAGGAAATTGGATAGAGACAAGCCACAGTCCACCACCTAA